In Morganella morganii, the following are encoded in one genomic region:
- a CDS encoding B12-binding domain-containing radical SAM protein: MNIVLIYPNMGDYRTKDAMTPLAIGILAALSPGHRVTFYDDRLDNIPESLPDADLIAISVETFTAQRSYQLADRFRRQGKTVVMGGCHVTFMPDEALQHADSVLLGDAEGAWEQMLADCEQNALKPRYRGAHDRPLAGYRLDRTIFEGKRYAPVSLVQFSRGCRFACDFCSIHAFYPEGVRTRPVDEMRDEILSLPAKRFLIFVDDNLFAGKRALNELLAMLTPLKRRWGCQISIDIARNEEMLDKLAAAGCCFVLIGFESLNETTLRRMGKSRSHTADDYAAVLAALYRRGICVYGTFIFGYDEDTPETIRSTLAFAESNKLAIANFNLLIPTPGTALYARLEAEGRLIYPAWWLDPDFRYGEPAFRPGGMSTAELAAGCFYARTRFYRYASVIRRLCRSGSRSGWRTLLVAWLYNIASHRDIARKQGKRPGEKE; encoded by the coding sequence GTGAATATCGTGCTGATCTACCCGAACATGGGGGATTACCGCACGAAAGATGCTATGACACCATTGGCGATCGGTATCCTGGCTGCCCTGTCGCCTGGGCACCGGGTCACATTTTATGATGACCGGCTGGATAACATCCCGGAATCACTGCCTGATGCGGATCTGATCGCCATTTCGGTGGAAACGTTCACGGCACAGCGCAGTTATCAGCTGGCTGACCGGTTCCGCCGTCAGGGAAAAACCGTGGTGATGGGCGGCTGCCACGTCACTTTTATGCCGGATGAAGCACTGCAGCATGCGGACAGCGTGCTGCTCGGTGATGCGGAAGGGGCGTGGGAACAGATGCTGGCGGATTGTGAACAGAATGCGCTGAAACCCCGTTACCGGGGCGCGCATGACCGCCCGCTTGCCGGTTACCGTCTTGACCGCACCATTTTTGAGGGTAAACGCTACGCGCCGGTGTCGCTGGTGCAGTTCTCGCGCGGCTGCCGGTTTGCCTGTGATTTTTGCTCTATCCATGCATTTTATCCGGAAGGTGTGCGTACCCGGCCGGTTGATGAGATGCGGGATGAAATTTTATCTCTGCCTGCAAAGCGCTTTCTGATTTTTGTGGATGACAATCTTTTTGCCGGTAAGCGGGCGCTGAATGAGTTGCTGGCGATGCTCACACCGCTGAAACGCCGCTGGGGATGCCAGATAAGTATCGATATCGCCCGTAATGAGGAAATGCTGGATAAACTGGCCGCCGCCGGCTGCTGCTTCGTGCTGATCGGCTTTGAAAGCCTGAATGAAACCACGCTGAGGCGGATGGGAAAATCCCGCAGCCATACGGCGGATGATTATGCTGCCGTACTGGCGGCGCTGTACCGGCGTGGTATCTGTGTCTACGGCACTTTTATTTTCGGCTATGACGAAGACACGCCGGAGACCATCCGCAGCACACTAGCGTTTGCGGAGAGTAACAAACTGGCGATTGCCAATTTTAACCTGCTGATCCCGACCCCCGGCACGGCGTTGTATGCCCGGCTGGAGGCTGAAGGACGGCTGATTTATCCGGCCTGGTGGCTTGACCCAGATTTCCGCTACGGCGAACCGGCTTTCCGGCCGGGCGGAATGAGCACCGCAGAACTGGCTGCCGGATGTTTTTATGCCCGCACCCGCTTTTACCGTTATGCGTCCGTTATCCGGCGTCTGTGCCGTTCCGGCAGCCGGAGCGGCTGGCGCACGCTGCTGGTTGCCTGGCTTTACAATATTGCCTCGCACCGGGATATCGCCCGCAAGCAGGGAAAACGCCCGGGAGAAAAAGAGTGA
- a CDS encoding B12-binding domain-containing radical SAM protein — translation MKLILIKPNIGRQEHSLYVDEGRMEPLMLGVLAGLTPPDVEVVLYDDRMEAIPYDEPADLVAITVETFTARRAYEIAAEYRARDVRVVMGGIHATLLPEEVAQHCDSIFTGDAETRWTEMIRDAEKGRLKPRYDAPAGVGQVDHNLCGCLPRRDIFRGKGYLPISLMQFTRGCRFACRFCAVSRYFGRQHYIRRIDEVVREIETQKPKFIFFVDDNIASDHRELSELCSALIPLNVRWISQASLDMTRNRRLMSLLQQSGCWGNVMGFESINPDSLRDARKSPNMRTFSQYREEISVLRDFGLQTWAAFTLGYDHDTAETVEDTVAFALKNRFAFAAYNILMPYPNTPLYQQLAQENRLLFDGKWWLHPEYRFNQAAFQPANMSPETLTELCHAARSRFNSVPSIIRRFSDLRLTLQSLSRMATFWRYTLLFRKEVHKKHRMRFGLK, via the coding sequence GTGAAACTGATACTGATTAAACCGAATATCGGCCGTCAGGAGCACAGTCTGTATGTGGATGAGGGGCGGATGGAGCCGCTGATGCTCGGTGTTCTCGCAGGTCTGACGCCACCGGATGTGGAAGTGGTGCTGTATGATGATCGGATGGAAGCCATTCCTTATGATGAACCGGCGGATCTGGTCGCTATTACGGTCGAAACGTTTACCGCCCGCCGCGCTTATGAGATTGCGGCGGAATACAGGGCCCGTGATGTGCGGGTGGTGATGGGCGGGATCCACGCCACACTGCTGCCGGAGGAAGTGGCGCAGCATTGTGACAGTATTTTTACCGGTGACGCGGAAACCCGCTGGACAGAGATGATCCGTGATGCGGAGAAAGGCCGCCTGAAGCCGCGCTATGATGCTCCTGCCGGAGTCGGCCAGGTCGATCATAATCTGTGCGGCTGTCTGCCGCGCCGGGATATCTTCCGGGGAAAAGGCTATCTGCCGATCAGCCTGATGCAGTTTACCCGCGGCTGTCGCTTCGCCTGCCGTTTCTGTGCGGTCAGCCGTTATTTCGGGCGGCAGCACTATATCCGCCGGATCGATGAAGTGGTGCGGGAGATAGAAACACAGAAACCGAAATTTATCTTTTTTGTTGATGACAATATCGCGTCTGATCACCGCGAGCTGAGTGAGCTGTGCAGTGCGCTGATCCCGCTGAATGTGCGCTGGATAAGCCAGGCAAGCCTGGATATGACCCGTAACCGCCGTCTGATGTCGCTGTTACAGCAGAGCGGCTGCTGGGGTAATGTGATGGGATTTGAATCCATCAACCCGGACAGTCTGCGTGATGCGCGAAAATCGCCGAATATGCGGACATTTTCACAGTATCGTGAGGAAATTTCGGTATTACGGGACTTCGGATTGCAGACCTGGGCGGCGTTTACCCTGGGGTATGACCACGATACGGCAGAAACCGTGGAAGATACCGTGGCATTCGCCCTGAAAAACCGCTTTGCGTTCGCCGCCTATAACATTCTGATGCCGTACCCGAACACACCGCTGTATCAGCAGCTGGCGCAGGAAAACCGCCTGTTGTTTGACGGCAAATGGTGGTTGCATCCGGAATACCGTTTTAATCAGGCCGCCTTTCAGCCTGCAAATATGAGCCCGGAAACGCTGACAGAATTGTGCCATGCCGCACGCAGCCGTTTTAACAGTGTGCCGTCGATTATCCGCCGTTTTTCTGATTTGCGTCTGACGCTGCAA